The Ectothiorhodospiraceae bacterium 2226 region GGCGCTGGCCGCGGGACTGCTCCTCGCGCCGCCGCTCCTCGCGGCTACGCGCGAGCGGCTCGAGGGCGTGCGCCCGGGTCCCTACAGTACCGACGAAGACCTCACCTCGTACGAGGACGTTGCCTCCTACAACAACTTCTATGAGTTCGGTACCGGCAAGGCCGACCCGGCGCGCCACGCGCACCGACTGCGTACCGCGCCCTGGTCGGTGCGCATCGACGGGGAGGTGGCCAAACCCGGCACGTATACCCTGGAGGACGTGCTCAAACCGCACGCCCTGGAGGAGCGCATCTACCGCCTGCGCTGCGTGGAAGGCTGGTCGATGGTCATCCCTTGGGTCGGCTTTCCGCTCGCGGATTTTTTGAAACGCTTCGAGCCGACGTCCAAGGCGAAGTACGTGGAGTTCGTTACCCTGCACGACCCCGAGCAAATGCCCGGTCAGCGTCGCGCGGTGCTGGAATGGCCCTACCGCGAAGGGCTGCGCATGGACGAGGCCATGCACCCGCTCACCATCCTCGCCGTTGGGCTGTACGGGGAGGTGCTGCCCAATCAGAACGGCGCGCCGTTGCGCCTGGTGGTGCCGTGGAAATACGGCATCAAGAGCATCAAGTCGATCGTCGCCGTGCGCCTGCGCGAGGACCAGCCGCTCACCGCCTGGGAGCGTTACAACCCACGCGAATACGGCTTCTACGCCAATGTAAACCCGGACGTGCCCCACCCTCGGTGGAGCCAGCGGCGCGAGCGGCGCATCGGCGAGTTTCGCAAGCGCCGCACCGAACTGTTCAACGGCTACGGTGACGAGGTCGCGCACCTGTACGCGGGCATGGACCTGCGCAAGTACTTCTGATGCCGACGGTCGCGGCGCGGGCGGCCATGCCGCTGCGCTACCTCAAGCCGACCGTGTTCCTGCTGTGCCTGCTGCCGCTCGCATGGCTGACGTTACAGGCACTGACCGGCGCGCTGAGCGCCAACCCCATCGAGGACATCACGCACCGTACCGGCGACTGGACGCTGCGCTTTCTGCTCATCACGCTGGCGGCCACGCCGCTGCGCCGCCTGCTGGGCTGGTCGTGGCCGCTGCGGGTACGGCGCATGCTGGGCCTGTTCGCGTTCTTCTACGCGACATTGCACCTGCTCACCTACCTCTGGCTGGACCAGTTCTTCGGGTGGGAGGAAATCGTGTTCGACGTGCTGGAGCGGCCCTTCATCACGGTCGGCATGGTCGCCTACCTGCTGCTGCTACCGCTCGCCCTGACCTCCACCGACCGTGTGATGCGGCGGCTCGGCGGGCGCACCTGGAAGCGCCTGCACCGCTTGGCCTATGTCGTCCCCGCGCTCGGGGTGCTGCATTTTCTGTGGGCGGTGAAGGCCGATCGGCTGGAGCCGCTGGTCTATGGCGGGGTGCTGCTGGTCTTGCTGGCGCTGCGCGTCTGGCCGGTGCGAGGTAAGCGCTGAGCGTCGCGCGCGGCACACGGATGTGCGCCCTTCAAACAGCCGCCGTCCAGGATGGATGCATTCAGACCTTCTTCAGGACTCCCGGCCGCGCAACTGGCGCAGGCGCTCGAGCACGCGTTCGGCGCGCTCGACATTGGCGCGCAGTTCCGGGTGCTCGGGCGCAACCGCCTGCAAGGGGCGCCAGATGTCCAATGCGGCGTCAATCGCGCCGCGACTGTAGAGCACGCGGCCGCGTTCGAGATCGCGCTCGACCCGCTCGGCGATGGCTGCCTGCAGGCGTATGCGCAGGTCCTCGGCGTGGCGGGCGGCACCTTCCAATGCCTCCAGTCGCTGGAGCAGCTCCCCGGCCTCGACCAGGGCGCCTTGCTGCAGTGCGGCATCGGCGGAGGTGGCCAGGCGTTCGGCCTCGGCCTCGCGGGTGCGGGCCACGCGGCGGCGCTGTTCCTGTTCGGCGGAAACGGCTCTGGCGCGCTGCGTGCTGCGCACCTCGGCGAGGTTCTGCTCGAGCCCCGACTCCGGATTCAGCGCGAGGGCCAGCGCGAACAGCTTCTCGGCCGCGGCGAGGTTATTCTCCTGTAGGGCTTCGCCGCCCATGCGCCCCAGACGGCCGGCAACGCGTGCCTGCGCCGTCTGGTTGTGCACCACACGCTCGCGCAGGGCCTCGTCGCCCGGCGCGAGCTCGGCGAGTGCGCTCACCAGCCGCCCCTCGTTCAGCAGCCATTGTGCCTGCTCGATGGTGAGCATCCGCGTCAGCTCTACCTCGCGCTGCATACGGCGGGCCTCGGCGGCCTTATGAGCCTTCTTCAGGGCCTCGCTACTCGGCAGCTTCTCCAGCCCGCGCGTGAAGGTCTGCAGGGCCTCGTGGATTGCGCCGGCCTCGAGTTGGTCTTCTCCACGACGCACCTTCGCGCGCTCGTAGGACGCGGCCCGCGTGCGGATCTCGGGCAACTCGCGCTGCCAGCGCTGGTAGTCCGGGTGCTCGTTCGGCAAGGTGGCAATGGCGGCGAGCACCCACTCGTAGTAGCCGCCGTCCAGCGCATGCTCGATCTGCGCGGCCTGTGCGGCCGTGGGCGCGGCGATGCGCGCGCTGCCGTAGCGCGGTCCATCGGGGGGCGGGATGTAGGTGCAGCCGGAGATGGCGAGAGCGGCCCCCAGCCAGAGGGGGAGTCGCTTGAGTGCGATCATGCGGCGTCACCCTTGGAGAGGCGGGCGGCCAGCAGGTCTTCCAGTTGGTGGTCCATGGTGCGCCGATAGCTGCCGGCCAAGTCCTTCACGACGTAGGTGTCGACCGGCAGCGATTTGCCGCGCAGGCGGATGGAACGGTAACGGCGCGCCAATACGCGGCTCTGCACCAGCGGATCGTGGTACACGCTGTCGCCGATGACGATGCCGCCAGGGGTAGCGATGCCGTAGAGGCGGGCGGCCAGGTTCACCGAATCGCCGACCACCGTGTACTGCATATGTTCACGCGAGCCCATGTTGCCCGCGAGCACGTTGCCGGTGTTGATGCCGAGGCGAAAACGGGCTTGGTCGAGCCCCTGCTTCTCGCGCTCGGCGTTGAGCCGCGCCACCAGGCGCTGGATCATCACCGCGCAGGCGACGGCGTTGAACACGTGCTCTTCGTCCTCGTTGGGAACGCCGAACACGAGCATGGCGCAATCGCCCATGTACTTGTCGATATTGCCGTTGTAGAGGCGCGCGGCCTCGGCGATGTAGGAGAAATACTCGTTCAGCATGGCGGCCACCTCGTCCGGCGGCATCTTCTCCGACATGCTGGTGAAACCGACGATGTCCGCGAACAGCACCGTGGCGCGCACGTCCCGCCCGCCGAGCTCCACTTGGTCGAGGTGGGAGAGGATCTCCTGCGCCACGTTGGGCGAGAGGTAGCGGGAGAAGGCTTGTTCCACCTGGGTCTTCTGCAGCAGGCCGCTGGCCATCTGGCCGAGCGCCTCGGTGAGCGCGCCGAGTTCGTCGTTAC contains the following coding sequences:
- a CDS encoding HAMP domain-containing protein; its protein translation is MSDLTRADYRQSLLLRLRSASARALAYCRRRCVPKHFPIAYKLALAIMLMLTVGMVLLGLVITSNQTQLLRAQASDFGYTVAAQVAESAKEPLLAGDQLALEVLVANLASNGTIMGAAIFDEDGSVLARLGIIPPPQQSSLRDLGEPRTVEWRWEGQQALDMVSFAVPVRFQGVQAGHVIVTFSASFMNQAMHDAIRAISAALVLMLVFGVIMAVLVGRRLSRPIHELMEVSRAIGKGEYNFPVKERRNDELGALTEALGQMASGLLQKTQVEQAFSRYLSPNVAQEILSHLDQVELGGRDVRATVLFADIVGFTSMSEKMPPDEVAAMLNEYFSYIAEAARLYNGNIDKYMGDCAMLVFGVPNEDEEHVFNAVACAVMIQRLVARLNAEREKQGLDQARFRLGINTGNVLAGNMGSREHMQYTVVGDSVNLAARLYGIATPGGIVIGDSVYHDPLVQSRVLARRYRSIRLRGKSLPVDTYVVKDLAGSYRRTMDHQLEDLLAARLSKGDAA
- the msrP gene encoding protein-methionine-sulfoxide reductase catalytic subunit MsrP; translated protein: MARPIKSSEITPPAVYHARRRFLGRAALAAGLLLAPPLLAATRERLEGVRPGPYSTDEDLTSYEDVASYNNFYEFGTGKADPARHAHRLRTAPWSVRIDGEVAKPGTYTLEDVLKPHALEERIYRLRCVEGWSMVIPWVGFPLADFLKRFEPTSKAKYVEFVTLHDPEQMPGQRRAVLEWPYREGLRMDEAMHPLTILAVGLYGEVLPNQNGAPLRLVVPWKYGIKSIKSIVAVRLREDQPLTAWERYNPREYGFYANVNPDVPHPRWSQRRERRIGEFRKRRTELFNGYGDEVAHLYAGMDLRKYF
- a CDS encoding sulfoxide reductase heme-binding subunit YedZ produces the protein MPLRYLKPTVFLLCLLPLAWLTLQALTGALSANPIEDITHRTGDWTLRFLLITLAATPLRRLLGWSWPLRVRRMLGLFAFFYATLHLLTYLWLDQFFGWEEIVFDVLERPFITVGMVAYLLLLPLALTSTDRVMRRLGGRTWKRLHRLAYVVPALGVLHFLWAVKADRLEPLVYGGVLLVLLALRVWPVRGKR